In the Bradyrhizobium guangzhouense genome, one interval contains:
- a CDS encoding organic hydroperoxide resistance protein, translating into MSVNVLYKTSAKATGGRDGHAATLDGALDVKLTTPKELGGGGGAGNNPEQLFAAGYAACFIGAMKFVASQGGPKVPTDASVTSTVGIGPRSAGGFGLDIDLAVSLPGLSRTEAEALVEKAHQVCPYSNATRGNVEVRLTVV; encoded by the coding sequence ATGTCAGTGAACGTCCTGTACAAGACCAGCGCAAAGGCCACCGGTGGCCGCGACGGCCATGCTGCGACCCTCGACGGCGCGCTCGACGTCAAACTCACCACGCCGAAGGAACTCGGCGGTGGCGGCGGCGCCGGCAACAATCCCGAGCAGCTGTTTGCGGCCGGCTATGCCGCCTGCTTCATCGGCGCAATGAAGTTCGTGGCCTCGCAGGGCGGCCCGAAGGTTCCCACTGACGCCTCCGTGACCTCGACCGTCGGCATCGGTCCGCGCTCGGCCGGCGGCTTCGGCCTCGACATTGACCTCGCCGTCTCGTTGCCGGGCCTGTCCCGCACCGAGGCCGAGGCGCTGGTCGAGAAGGCGCATCAGGTGTGCCCGTACTCCAACGCCACCCGCGGCAATGTCGAGGTTCGCCTGACGGTCGTCTGA
- a CDS encoding CaiB/BaiF CoA transferase family protein → MTEAAGSEAALGAMSGLRVIDLTRVLGGPYCTQILADHGADVIKVEPPAGDEVRDWGPPFHDDDAAYFIGINRNKRSIGLDLASEGGRVVLRKMLETADVLIENFKPGTLEKWGIGNDVLSKKYPRLVHCRICGFGADGPRGGNPGYDAIIQAMTGMIAATGSPESGPMRIGVPLVDITTGLYAAIGILMALSERQRSGKGQFLETTLYETGLAIMHPHTANYFMHGKPPGLTGNEHPNLVPYAIFPTKTDNIFIGVGNDGTFRKLAKEIGKPELGTDPRFARNKDRIANREALRAELAAVFSQHEAEPLCNRLLAAGLPAGPVQKIDQALTNPHTIARGDVIEKDWYKGVASPIRLDRSKPSLRRLPPKFNQHSQEVLGEFGYSKSEIDAMVETGVVCGPERKR, encoded by the coding sequence ATGACTGAAGCAGCCGGTTCTGAAGCAGCGTTGGGCGCAATGAGCGGATTGCGCGTCATCGATCTCACGCGCGTGCTCGGCGGTCCCTACTGCACCCAGATCCTCGCCGACCATGGCGCCGACGTGATCAAGGTCGAGCCGCCCGCCGGCGACGAGGTGCGCGATTGGGGCCCTCCCTTCCACGACGACGACGCGGCCTATTTCATCGGCATCAACCGCAACAAGCGTTCGATCGGCCTCGACCTCGCCTCGGAAGGTGGCCGTGTCGTGCTGCGGAAGATGCTGGAGACGGCCGACGTCCTGATCGAGAATTTCAAGCCAGGCACGCTGGAGAAATGGGGCATCGGCAACGATGTGCTCAGCAAGAAATATCCGCGCCTCGTGCATTGCCGGATCTGCGGCTTCGGCGCCGACGGCCCGCGTGGCGGCAATCCCGGCTATGACGCCATCATCCAGGCCATGACCGGCATGATCGCCGCGACGGGGTCGCCCGAGAGCGGCCCGATGCGGATCGGCGTGCCGCTGGTCGACATCACCACCGGGCTCTACGCGGCGATCGGCATCCTGATGGCGCTCTCCGAGCGGCAACGCTCGGGCAAGGGCCAGTTCCTGGAGACGACGCTGTACGAAACCGGCCTCGCCATCATGCATCCGCACACCGCGAATTATTTCATGCACGGCAAGCCGCCCGGCCTCACGGGCAACGAGCACCCGAACCTCGTGCCCTACGCGATCTTCCCGACCAAGACCGACAACATCTTCATCGGCGTCGGCAATGACGGCACCTTCCGCAAGCTTGCCAAGGAGATCGGCAAGCCCGAGCTCGGCACCGATCCGCGCTTTGCCCGCAACAAGGATCGCATCGCCAATCGCGAAGCGCTGCGCGCCGAGCTCGCCGCCGTGTTCAGCCAGCACGAGGCCGAGCCGTTGTGCAATCGCCTGCTCGCCGCAGGCCTGCCCGCAGGCCCGGTGCAGAAGATCGACCAGGCGCTGACAAACCCGCACACCATCGCCCGCGGCGATGTGATCGAGAAGGACTGGTACAAGGGCGTGGCTTCGCCGATCCGGCTCGATCGCAGCAAGCCGAGCCTGCGCCGACTGCCGCCGAAATTCAACCAACACTCCCAGGAGGTACTGGGCGAGTTCGGCTACTCAAAGTCGGAGATCGACGCCATGGTCGAGACCGGCGTGGTCTGCGGGCCGGAGCGCAAGCGCTAG
- the ugpB gene encoding sn-glycerol-3-phosphate ABC transporter substrate-binding protein UgpB — translation MALRFFGAAATVAVAVGMTASPALAVTEIQWWHAMTGPNNDVVVKLANDFNASQSDYKIVPTFKGSYADTLNAGIAAFRAGNAPGIMQVFEVGTATMMAAKGAIKPVSDLMKEQGEKFDPQSYLPAITGYYSTAKGEMLSFPFNSSSMVMWVNLDALKKAGIDAPPKTWPEVFADAKKLHATSPTCGFSSSWITWGLIEQFSAWHNIPIGTKANGLDGFDTVLEFNNPLETKLLENLVELQKDKSYDYSGRTNTGEGRFTSGECALYMTSSAFYPNVKANAKFNYTAVPMPYFPDAKDAPQNSIIGGASLWVMGGKSSEEYKGIAKFFTFLSDTDRQVYLHEVSGYLPITKAAYDKTKASGFYEKNPILEVPLKELTNKPPTENSRGLRFGGMVQMRDVWSEEIEAALAGKKSAKEALDAAVSRGNQMLRQFERTATK, via the coding sequence ATGGCTCTTCGATTCTTTGGGGCGGCTGCCACTGTTGCAGTCGCTGTCGGCATGACGGCTTCGCCGGCGCTGGCCGTGACTGAAATCCAGTGGTGGCACGCGATGACGGGCCCCAACAACGACGTCGTGGTCAAGCTTGCCAACGATTTCAACGCATCTCAGAGCGACTACAAGATCGTTCCGACGTTCAAGGGCAGCTATGCCGACACGCTGAACGCGGGCATCGCGGCGTTCCGCGCCGGCAACGCACCCGGTATCATGCAGGTGTTCGAGGTCGGCACGGCGACCATGATGGCCGCCAAGGGCGCCATCAAGCCGGTCTCCGACCTCATGAAGGAGCAAGGCGAGAAGTTCGACCCGCAATCTTATCTGCCGGCCATCACGGGTTACTACTCGACTGCAAAGGGCGAGATGCTCTCGTTCCCGTTCAACTCGTCGAGCATGGTGATGTGGGTCAATCTCGACGCCCTGAAGAAGGCCGGCATCGACGCGCCGCCGAAGACCTGGCCCGAGGTGTTCGCCGACGCCAAGAAGTTGCACGCGACGAGCCCGACATGCGGCTTCTCCTCGAGCTGGATCACATGGGGCCTGATCGAACAGTTCTCGGCCTGGCACAACATTCCGATCGGCACCAAGGCCAACGGCCTCGACGGCTTCGACACCGTGCTGGAATTCAACAACCCGCTCGAGACCAAGCTGCTCGAAAACCTCGTCGAGCTTCAGAAGGACAAGAGCTACGACTATTCCGGTCGCACCAACACCGGCGAAGGCCGCTTCACTTCGGGCGAATGCGCGCTCTACATGACGTCGTCGGCCTTCTATCCGAACGTCAAGGCGAACGCGAAGTTCAACTATACGGCCGTTCCGATGCCGTACTTCCCGGACGCCAAGGATGCGCCGCAGAACTCCATTATCGGCGGCGCCTCGCTGTGGGTGATGGGCGGCAAATCCAGTGAAGAGTACAAGGGCATCGCGAAGTTCTTCACCTTCCTGTCCGACACCGATCGTCAGGTCTATCTGCACGAGGTCTCCGGCTATCTGCCGATCACCAAGGCGGCCTACGACAAGACCAAGGCGTCGGGCTTCTATGAGAAGAACCCGATCCTGGAAGTGCCGCTGAAGGAACTCACCAACAAGCCGCCGACCGAGAACTCGCGCGGCCTGCGTTTCGGCGGAATGGTGCAGATGCGCGACGTCTGGTCCGAGGAGATCGAGGCGGCGCTCGCCGGCAAGAAGTCGGCGAAGGAAGCGCTCGACGCTGCCGTCTCGCGCGGCAACCAGATGCTGCGTCAGTTCGAGCGGACCGCGACCAAGTAA
- the ugpA gene encoding sn-glycerol-3-phosphate ABC transporter permease UgpA — protein MENRAIFPGRLLACLLVFPQLAVSLIFFYWPAAQALWQSFLVQDAFGLSTEFVWFENYANLLKTPEYYHAIGTTFVFSLLVVFFSLAIGLLLAVMANRNIAGVQIYRTFLIIPYAVAPAVASVLFIFMFQPGLGMIARALQRNGIDWNPVLNGTHAMILIVIVAVWNQISYNFLFFLAGLQSIPKSVIEAAAIDGARPMRRFWTIVFPLLSPTTFFLIVVNITYAFFNTLGIIDTATEGGPNGSTSTLVYKVFLDGKAGSDLGGSAAQSVILMIIVVVLTAVQFRYVEKKVHY, from the coding sequence ATGGAGAACCGGGCGATCTTTCCAGGCAGGCTGCTCGCCTGCCTCCTGGTGTTTCCGCAGCTTGCGGTCTCCCTGATCTTCTTTTATTGGCCGGCCGCGCAAGCCCTCTGGCAATCCTTCCTGGTGCAGGATGCCTTCGGGCTCTCGACCGAGTTCGTCTGGTTCGAGAATTACGCCAACCTGCTGAAGACGCCCGAATATTATCACGCGATCGGCACGACCTTCGTATTTTCACTGCTCGTCGTGTTCTTCTCTCTTGCGATCGGCCTGCTGCTCGCCGTCATGGCGAACCGAAACATCGCAGGCGTGCAGATCTATCGCACCTTCCTGATCATTCCCTACGCGGTCGCACCTGCAGTGGCGAGCGTGCTGTTCATCTTCATGTTCCAGCCCGGGCTCGGCATGATCGCGCGCGCCTTGCAGCGTAACGGCATCGATTGGAATCCGGTGCTCAATGGCACGCATGCCATGATCCTGATCGTCATCGTCGCGGTCTGGAACCAGATCAGCTACAATTTTCTGTTCTTTCTCGCCGGCCTGCAGTCGATCCCGAAGAGTGTGATCGAGGCCGCGGCGATCGACGGCGCACGGCCGATGCGGCGGTTCTGGACCATCGTATTCCCGCTGCTGTCGCCGACGACGTTCTTCCTGATCGTCGTCAACATCACTTACGCCTTCTTCAACACGCTCGGCATCATCGATACCGCAACCGAAGGCGGGCCGAACGGCTCCACCTCGACGCTCGTCTACAAGGTTTTCCTGGACGGCAAGGCGGGCTCGGACCTCGGCGGCTCGGCCGCGCAATCCGTGATCCTGATGATCATCGTCGTCGTGCTCACCGCAGTCCAGTTCCGCTACGTCGAAAAGAAGGTCCATTACTGA
- the ugpE gene encoding sn-glycerol-3-phosphate ABC transporter permease UgpE, whose amino-acid sequence MVEHRRFGNLLPHLVLIAGVIVVAFPVYLAIIASTHDNSVIANGQMPLYPGSHALDTYWNTIMSGTGKTTREPVGSMLLSSFIMAVGIALGKIAISIISAYAIVFFNFPFRMATFWTIFITLMLPVEVRIFPTYKITSDLHMLDSYSGLILPLIASATATLLFRQFFMTVPKELVEASKMDGAGPIRFFFDTLLPLSVTNIAALFVILFIYGWNQYLWPLLITTRDDMQTIVIGIKKIIDVKDALTEWSVAMATAVLAMLPPVAVVVLLQRLFVKGLIETEK is encoded by the coding sequence ATGGTCGAGCATCGACGATTTGGAAATCTGTTGCCGCACCTGGTGCTGATCGCCGGCGTGATCGTGGTCGCCTTCCCGGTCTATCTCGCGATCATCGCCTCCACCCACGACAACTCCGTGATCGCCAACGGCCAGATGCCGCTCTATCCGGGCAGCCACGCGCTGGACACCTACTGGAACACGATCATGTCCGGCACCGGCAAGACGACGCGCGAGCCGGTGGGCAGCATGCTGCTGTCGAGCTTCATCATGGCGGTCGGTATTGCGCTCGGAAAAATCGCGATCTCGATCATATCGGCCTACGCCATCGTGTTCTTCAATTTTCCGTTCAGGATGGCGACGTTCTGGACCATCTTCATCACGCTGATGCTGCCGGTCGAGGTGCGTATCTTCCCGACCTACAAGATCACGTCCGACCTGCACATGCTGGATTCCTATTCCGGCCTGATCCTGCCTCTGATCGCGTCGGCAACCGCGACGCTGCTGTTCCGGCAGTTCTTCATGACGGTGCCGAAGGAGCTGGTCGAGGCCTCGAAGATGGATGGAGCAGGTCCGATCCGCTTCTTCTTCGATACGCTGTTGCCGCTCTCGGTGACCAACATCGCCGCGCTGTTCGTGATCCTGTTCATCTACGGCTGGAATCAATATCTCTGGCCGCTCCTGATCACGACGCGCGACGACATGCAGACCATCGTGATCGGCATCAAGAAGATCATCGATGTGAAGGACGCACTCACCGAATGGTCGGTCGCCATGGCCACCGCGGTGCTCGCGATGCTGCCACCGGTGGCGGTCGTCGTGCTGCTGCAACGCCTGTTCGTCAAGGGCCTGATCGAAACGGAGAAATAG
- a CDS encoding sn-glycerol-3-phosphate import ATP-binding protein UgpC translates to MANVTLRNVRKAYPNGFEAIKGVDVDVADGQFCVLVGPSGCGKSTLLRMVAGLETITSGEIDIGGRVVNQVEPADRDIAMVFQNYALYPHMSVFNNMAYGLRNRGMKEAEIKTRVEEAARVLELGTMLTRKPGQLSGGQRQRVAMGRAIVRQPKVFLFDEPLSNLDAKLRIAMRVEIRKLQRRLNVTSIYVTHDQLEAMTLADVLVVMNGGQVEQIGNPLAIYEKPATTFVASFIGAPPMNLMSTRADEIKSQLGSAGDAGILGIRPEDFVITDQTPAGGVALSLTVEAIERVGAETFVYGARAQDEQRVAATPGELPPGEVIVRIPGTEAPAIGARIRVAAIRNKLHLFSGDGRTRIEI, encoded by the coding sequence ATGGCCAATGTTACGCTGCGCAACGTCCGCAAGGCCTATCCCAACGGCTTCGAGGCCATCAAGGGCGTCGATGTCGATGTGGCCGACGGGCAGTTCTGCGTGCTGGTCGGCCCTTCGGGCTGCGGCAAGTCGACCCTGCTCAGAATGGTCGCGGGGCTCGAGACCATCACCTCCGGCGAGATCGACATCGGCGGCCGTGTCGTCAACCAGGTCGAGCCGGCCGACCGCGACATCGCGATGGTGTTCCAGAACTACGCGCTCTATCCGCATATGAGCGTCTTCAACAACATGGCTTACGGCCTGCGCAATCGCGGCATGAAGGAAGCCGAGATCAAGACCCGCGTCGAGGAAGCCGCACGCGTGCTCGAGCTCGGGACCATGCTGACCCGCAAGCCGGGGCAGCTCTCCGGCGGCCAGCGCCAGCGCGTCGCCATGGGCCGCGCCATCGTGCGCCAGCCGAAAGTGTTCCTGTTCGACGAGCCGCTCTCCAACCTCGATGCCAAGCTGCGCATCGCGATGCGCGTCGAGATCCGCAAATTGCAGCGCCGGCTCAACGTCACCTCGATCTACGTCACCCACGACCAGCTCGAGGCGATGACGCTCGCCGACGTTCTCGTCGTGATGAACGGCGGCCAGGTCGAGCAAATCGGCAATCCGCTCGCGATCTACGAGAAGCCGGCGACGACCTTCGTCGCCTCCTTCATCGGCGCACCGCCGATGAATTTGATGTCGACGCGCGCGGACGAGATCAAGTCGCAGCTCGGCAGCGCGGGCGACGCCGGCATCCTCGGCATCCGCCCGGAGGACTTCGTCATCACCGACCAGACGCCAGCGGGCGGCGTTGCGCTGTCGCTGACGGTGGAAGCGATCGAGCGGGTCGGCGCGGAGACTTTCGTCTACGGCGCGCGCGCCCAGGACGAGCAGCGCGTCGCGGCGACGCCGGGCGAGCTGCCGCCGGGCGAGGTCATCGTCCGCATCCCCGGAACCGAGGCCCCGGCCATCGGCGCGAGGATCCGTGTCGCCGCTATCCGCAACAAGCTGCATCTGTTCAGCGGGGACGGGCGGACGCGGATCGAGATCTGA
- a CDS encoding Hsp20 family protein, translating into MSRVPTLSSPFLLGFDEIERVLDRVVKGADGYPPYNIERCGQADGQPERLRITLAVAGFTRDQLDVTIEENQLVIRGRQQDDKTRQYIHRGIAARHFQRTFVLAEGMLVLGADLKNGLLSIDLARPEPERIVKTIAINEHE; encoded by the coding sequence ATGTCTCGTGTTCCAACGCTTTCCAGTCCGTTCCTTCTGGGCTTCGACGAAATCGAGCGCGTGCTTGATCGCGTCGTCAAGGGCGCCGACGGTTATCCTCCCTACAACATCGAGAGATGTGGCCAGGCGGACGGCCAGCCCGAGCGTTTGCGCATCACACTGGCGGTCGCCGGCTTCACCCGCGACCAACTCGATGTAACCATTGAGGAAAACCAGCTCGTGATCCGCGGGCGGCAGCAGGACGACAAGACCCGGCAATACATCCACCGCGGCATCGCCGCGCGCCACTTCCAGCGCACCTTCGTGCTGGCGGAGGGGATGCTGGTGCTGGGTGCGGATCTGAAGAACGGGTTGTTGTCGATCGACCTGGCCCGGCCAGAACCGGAGAGGATCGTTAAGACAATCGCTATCAATGAGCACGAATAA
- a CDS encoding DUF1150 family protein → MSEGHVAFEYEAKNVSPETLANLGEGHIAYVKQIRSEDVPGLFPEAPKIAPGLKLFALHAADGTPIMLTDSREAAVANAWSNELQAVSVH, encoded by the coding sequence ATGAGTGAAGGTCACGTTGCGTTCGAATACGAAGCCAAGAACGTCTCACCCGAGACGCTGGCAAACCTCGGCGAAGGCCACATCGCCTATGTGAAGCAGATCCGCTCCGAGGATGTGCCCGGCCTGTTTCCCGAAGCCCCGAAGATCGCGCCCGGCCTCAAGCTGTTCGCGCTCCACGCCGCCGACGGCACGCCGATCATGCTGACTGACAGCCGCGAAGCCGCGGTCGCCAACGCCTGGAGCAACGAGCTGCAAGCGGTGAGCGTGCACTGA
- a CDS encoding TetR/AcrR family transcriptional regulator → MQAKAPPQDRILDAAMRVFRRHGFRRSSIEQAAEEAGLTRQALYHHFASKEALFRAVIERLYEQGLAAEIEAAKAAEVEGLELAEILVAEIGARMQSLLASLKDSPHTEELFSEHLAQARDLYQSYSSRFADEIATTIARVCRKRKFTLASGITVRELARCVEMAVHGTKSAFPAMQPVEAFLKQLETMLRMLIAGAMAPSAKKSPRKTGVRK, encoded by the coding sequence ATGCAGGCCAAGGCCCCACCCCAGGACCGCATCCTCGACGCCGCCATGCGCGTGTTTCGGCGCCACGGCTTCCGCCGCTCCTCGATCGAGCAGGCGGCGGAGGAGGCCGGGCTGACGCGTCAGGCGCTGTACCATCACTTCGCCTCCAAGGAGGCCCTGTTCCGCGCGGTGATCGAGCGGCTTTATGAGCAAGGGCTTGCCGCCGAGATCGAGGCGGCAAAGGCGGCCGAGGTGGAAGGCCTCGAGCTTGCGGAGATCCTGGTTGCCGAGATCGGCGCGCGGATGCAGTCGCTGCTCGCTTCGCTCAAGGACTCGCCCCATACCGAGGAGCTGTTTTCCGAGCACCTCGCGCAGGCGCGCGACCTCTACCAGAGCTATTCCAGCCGCTTCGCCGACGAGATCGCAACCACGATTGCGCGGGTGTGCCGCAAGCGAAAGTTCACGCTCGCAAGCGGCATCACGGTGCGCGAGCTCGCGCGCTGCGTCGAGATGGCGGTCCACGGCACCAAATCCGCTTTCCCTGCCATGCAGCCGGTCGAGGCGTTTCTGAAACAGCTCGAGACCATGCTGCGCATGCTGATCGCCGGCGCGATGGCGCCGTCAGCGAAGAAGTCCCCACGCAAAACGGGAGTTCGAAAATGA
- a CDS encoding molybdopterin-dependent oxidoreductase has translation MTTTTVNGRPFALPDDPDALLIDVIRDGGLTGTKLVCGSGVCGACTVLLDGTPVVSCLLPAQAAAGKSLTTIEGIGAAGLHPVQKAFMAHDALQCGFCTPGFVVEATAFHDSWRATRGAATPSREEIAAALSGHLCRCGAYEGIFRAVAEACSGRFDGNDPIAPRLEARDKVTGLARYTVDIHHDGQLEGVILRAHVAHARITSLDLAPARAVEGVAAVVPLLDDDNMIRFVGAPIAAVAARDRRTALKAIAAITFKLEPFPAVIGLNAARRDDAPVVFDKKDRKRAGNVSEGAGGAPVSWKGNVRGPSAPFSQKAKQAKSWLDEARAQRNPLLVEETFRVSTQQHASLEPHAAVARLDGDQLTVHISTQAIHESMEKIAKRYGLPHDKVRVIADHVGGGFGSKGSVGLETIAAIELARAAKAPVRVAFDREEELSVTGYRPAAELKLSLLPSADGRLKALSLTAHADTGAAVNSLIAGLARLIYPAEAKELVDFDVLSNLPPGAPFRGPGGPPMSFALEQAVDEAALRMNVDPIQLRKRWDTDPNRQRLYDWAAGLDVWKNRKPAASQTGRFRRGVGVATGYWLYLWQTGSSVELAIKGGRIVASCAVQDIGTGTRSVIANTVAKAFDLDPQDVDVRIGRSDLPPGPGSGGSRVTASVVPPTLLAIDKLKAEIKRTASRTPAPGSNAPWREMIAASPDIAVSAKRQEDGKPPPGVRPALHEAGIMGRVFGWVLRLMNHMVVGAGVPSSVQVMEVEVDTWLGHVRVLNAYTGLAIGKLAAPALARSQAAGAVIQGIGYALYEARETDPSSGHILSGSMEDYRIPGMADMPKLDVHFDEAGFEHVPGGSVGIGEVATVPTSPAIANAIRDAIGVRLTEIPFRPDRLVAALKGRDAA, from the coding sequence ATGACCACCACGACCGTCAATGGAAGGCCTTTTGCGCTCCCAGACGATCCGGATGCGCTCTTGATCGACGTGATCCGCGACGGCGGCCTCACCGGCACCAAGCTCGTCTGCGGCTCCGGCGTCTGCGGCGCCTGCACCGTGCTGCTCGACGGCACGCCCGTCGTGAGCTGCCTGTTGCCGGCGCAGGCGGCCGCCGGCAAATCGCTGACGACCATCGAGGGCATAGGAGCTGCCGGATTGCATCCGGTGCAGAAGGCGTTCATGGCGCACGACGCCCTGCAATGCGGCTTCTGCACGCCCGGCTTTGTCGTCGAAGCCACCGCCTTCCATGACAGCTGGCGCGCGACCAGGGGCGCGGCGACACCCTCGCGCGAGGAGATCGCCGCCGCGCTCTCAGGGCATCTCTGCCGCTGCGGCGCCTATGAAGGCATTTTTCGCGCGGTGGCGGAGGCTTGCTCGGGCCGCTTCGACGGCAACGATCCCATCGCACCGCGGCTGGAAGCCCGCGACAAGGTGACGGGCCTCGCCCGTTACACCGTCGACATCCACCATGACGGCCAGCTCGAAGGCGTCATCCTGCGCGCGCATGTCGCGCATGCGCGGATCACCTCGCTTGATCTGGCGCCGGCGCGCGCCGTGGAAGGTGTTGCCGCGGTCGTTCCGCTGCTCGACGACGACAACATGATCCGCTTCGTCGGCGCGCCGATTGCAGCCGTCGCCGCCAGGGATCGCCGCACCGCGCTGAAGGCGATCGCCGCGATCACCTTCAAGCTAGAACCTTTTCCCGCGGTGATCGGGCTCAATGCCGCGCGACGCGACGATGCGCCCGTCGTGTTCGACAAGAAGGACCGCAAGCGTGCCGGCAACGTGTCCGAGGGCGCCGGCGGCGCTCCGGTGTCGTGGAAGGGCAATGTGCGCGGGCCTTCGGCGCCGTTCTCGCAGAAAGCCAAGCAGGCCAAGAGCTGGCTCGACGAGGCGCGGGCGCAACGCAATCCGCTGCTGGTCGAGGAAACCTTCCGCGTCTCGACGCAACAGCACGCAAGCCTCGAACCGCATGCCGCCGTGGCCAGGCTCGATGGCGATCAGCTCACCGTGCACATCTCGACCCAGGCCATTCACGAGAGCATGGAGAAGATCGCCAAGCGCTATGGCCTTCCGCACGACAAGGTGCGTGTGATCGCCGATCATGTCGGCGGCGGATTCGGCTCCAAGGGCAGCGTTGGGCTGGAGACCATCGCCGCGATCGAGCTTGCGCGCGCCGCCAAGGCGCCGGTGCGGGTCGCCTTCGATCGTGAGGAGGAGCTTTCCGTCACCGGCTATCGTCCGGCCGCCGAATTGAAGCTCTCCTTGCTGCCTTCGGCGGACGGCCGCCTCAAGGCGCTGTCGCTCACCGCGCATGCCGATACCGGCGCTGCCGTGAACTCGCTGATCGCCGGCCTGGCGCGGCTGATCTATCCGGCCGAAGCAAAAGAACTCGTCGACTTCGACGTGCTGAGCAATCTGCCGCCCGGCGCGCCGTTCCGCGGCCCCGGCGGTCCGCCGATGTCGTTTGCGCTGGAGCAGGCGGTCGATGAAGCCGCGCTCAGGATGAACGTCGATCCGATCCAGTTGCGCAAGCGCTGGGATACCGATCCCAACCGGCAGCGGCTTTACGACTGGGCCGCCGGCCTCGACGTCTGGAAGAACCGCAAGCCGGCCGCCTCGCAAACCGGCCGTTTCAGGCGCGGCGTCGGCGTCGCCACCGGCTACTGGCTCTATCTCTGGCAGACCGGCTCCTCGGTCGAGCTCGCGATCAAGGGCGGCCGCATCGTCGCAAGCTGCGCGGTGCAGGACATCGGCACCGGCACGCGCAGCGTGATCGCGAACACCGTCGCGAAGGCGTTCGATCTCGACCCGCAGGACGTGGACGTTCGCATCGGCCGCTCCGACCTGCCGCCCGGGCCGGGCTCCGGCGGCAGCCGCGTCACCGCCTCGGTGGTGCCGCCGACCCTGCTCGCCATCGACAAGCTGAAAGCGGAAATCAAGCGCACCGCGTCTCGCACGCCTGCTCCGGGCTCGAACGCGCCCTGGCGAGAGATGATCGCGGCGTCCCCTGATATCGCCGTGTCGGCGAAACGCCAGGAGGACGGCAAGCCGCCGCCCGGCGTCAGGCCCGCGCTGCACGAGGCTGGCATCATGGGCCGGGTGTTCGGTTGGGTGCTGCGCTTGATGAACCACATGGTGGTCGGCGCCGGCGTGCCGAGCTCGGTGCAGGTGATGGAAGTCGAGGTCGATACCTGGCTCGGCCATGTGCGCGTGCTCAACGCCTATACGGGCCTTGCGATCGGCAAGCTCGCCGCGCCGGCGCTGGCGCGAAGCCAGGCCGCAGGCGCGGTGATCCAGGGCATCGGCTACGCACTCTATGAAGCGCGAGAGACCGATCCTTCGAGCGGCCACATCCTGAGCGGCAGCATGGAGGATTACCGCATTCCCGGGATGGCCGACATGCCGAAACTGGACGTGCATTTCGACGAGGCCGGTTTCGAGCATGTGCCGGGCGGCAGCGTCGGCATCGGCGAAGTCGCGACAGTGCCGACCTCGCCCGCGATCGCCAACGCCATCCGCGATGCGATCGGCGTGAGGCTGACCGAAATTCCGTTCCGGCCCGATCGCCTGGTGGCCGCGCTGAAAGGGAGGGATGCAGCATGA